Proteins found in one Cellulomonas palmilytica genomic segment:
- a CDS encoding ABC transporter family substrate-binding protein, with protein MKIRRSLAGVAALATTALVLTACSNAPGDSDDDATGAPSASEAATTGGTLTVAETNQFFSFNPNTSNGNTDINAKVTTYPTRAWFNYVDGSSFAAGNPGVAKDESFGTYEVVSEDPLTVKYTINEGVVWSDGEPVDADDLLLSWAVDSGHYNSADGKVSYFDYAGDTGTLALTDFPELGEDGRSMTLTFSEPAADWEYALAAEAPAHVVAKKAGLADGQALIDLFTKLAPTAKDATADDPELRKVADFWNTGFDSTVLPSDPELYLSSGPYIVSEVVENQSVTLVPNEKYSGDLTPKLDSIVMRTIPDATAAVQALKNGEVDVISPQPSADTLAALEGIDGITVHEGDQLAYDHVDLTFNNGGPFDPATYGGDEAKALKVRQAFLKVIPRQAILEAIVTPLKADASILNSQLFVPAQASYEDSVANNGSADFPGEPDVAGAKALLEEVGVTPTVRILYNINNPNRVNAYTLIAAQATAAGFKVDDQGDAEWGSRLADGSYDVAIFGWINSGVGVSGVPQIFSSTGGGNYNGYKNAEVDQLAATLVKTLDLDEQANIQEQIDPLLFADAYGLPLFQSVGIDAVADRVGGIEAYNPSQSGVWWNVWDWTVTD; from the coding sequence TTGAAGATCAGGCGATCCCTGGCCGGTGTCGCGGCTCTCGCGACCACCGCGCTCGTGCTCACCGCGTGCTCCAACGCGCCTGGCGACTCGGACGACGACGCCACCGGCGCTCCGTCGGCCTCCGAGGCGGCCACCACCGGCGGCACGCTCACCGTTGCCGAGACGAACCAGTTCTTCTCGTTCAACCCGAACACGAGCAACGGCAACACGGACATCAACGCGAAGGTCACGACCTACCCGACGCGCGCGTGGTTCAACTACGTCGACGGGTCGAGCTTCGCCGCGGGCAACCCCGGTGTCGCCAAGGACGAGTCGTTCGGCACGTACGAGGTCGTCTCCGAGGACCCGCTGACCGTCAAGTACACGATCAACGAGGGTGTCGTCTGGTCGGACGGCGAGCCCGTCGACGCGGACGACCTGCTCCTGTCGTGGGCGGTCGACTCGGGCCACTACAACTCGGCCGACGGCAAGGTCTCCTACTTCGACTACGCCGGTGACACGGGCACGCTCGCGCTGACCGACTTCCCGGAGCTGGGTGAGGACGGTCGCTCGATGACCCTCACCTTCTCCGAGCCGGCCGCCGACTGGGAGTACGCGCTCGCCGCCGAGGCGCCCGCGCACGTCGTCGCCAAGAAGGCCGGCCTCGCGGACGGTCAGGCGCTGATCGACCTGTTCACCAAGCTCGCGCCGACCGCCAAGGACGCGACGGCCGACGACCCGGAGCTGCGCAAGGTCGCGGACTTCTGGAACACCGGCTTCGACTCCACGGTCCTCCCGAGCGACCCGGAGCTGTACCTCTCGTCCGGCCCGTACATCGTCTCCGAGGTCGTCGAGAACCAGTCCGTCACGCTCGTCCCGAACGAGAAGTACTCGGGCGACCTGACGCCGAAGCTGGACTCGATCGTCATGCGCACCATCCCGGACGCCACGGCGGCCGTGCAGGCGCTCAAGAACGGCGAGGTGGACGTCATCTCCCCGCAGCCGTCCGCTGACACGCTCGCGGCGCTCGAGGGCATCGACGGCATCACGGTCCACGAGGGCGACCAGCTCGCGTACGACCACGTCGACCTGACCTTCAACAACGGTGGTCCGTTCGACCCCGCGACCTACGGTGGCGACGAGGCCAAGGCCCTCAAGGTCCGCCAGGCGTTCCTCAAGGTCATCCCGCGCCAGGCGATCCTCGAGGCGATCGTCACGCCGCTCAAGGCGGACGCGTCGATCCTCAACTCGCAGCTCTTCGTCCCGGCCCAGGCCTCGTACGAGGACTCGGTCGCGAACAACGGGTCGGCCGACTTCCCGGGTGAGCCCGACGTCGCCGGCGCCAAGGCGCTGCTCGAGGAGGTCGGTGTCACGCCGACCGTGCGCATCCTCTACAACATCAACAACCCGAACCGCGTCAACGCCTACACGCTGATCGCGGCGCAGGCCACGGCCGCCGGCTTCAAGGTCGACGACCAGGGTGACGCCGAGTGGGGCTCGCGCCTCGCCGACGGCTCGTACGACGTCGCCATCTTCGGCTGGATCAACTCGGGTGTCGGCGTCTCCGGCGTCCCGCAGATCTTCTCCAGCACCGGTGGTGGCAACTACAACGGCTACAAGAACGCCGAGGTCGACCAGCTCGCCGCGACGCTCGTGAAGACGCTGGACCTCGACGAGCAGGCGAACATCCAGGAGCAGATCGACCCGCTCCTGTTCGCCGACGCGTACGGCCTGCCCCTGTTCCAGTCGGTCGGCATCGACGCGGTCGCCGACCGCGTGGGTGGCATCGAGGCCTACAACCCGAGCCAGTCGGGTGTCTGGTGGAACGTGTGGGACTGGACGGTCACCGACTGA
- a CDS encoding ABC transporter permease: MASYVLRRLGVSLLILLGASFLVYQLVAVSGDPLREYRESNRPNKEALMQARIDLLDLDTPAPLRYFSWLSGAVKCVIPGQCDLGKTLQGQEVTDALSAAIPSTIQLVLTATILAVVIGITIGIVVALRQYSVLDYSVTFMTFLFFSLPVFWVAVLLKEFGAIGFNDFLRDPSVSVTVALAVGLVAGVIWTVLIGGSWKRRGIVFAGSTLLTAGILWYLGWSQWFSYPGLGPGIVAGLGVGIAFALTALLAGLRNRKALYSALIMVGLAVVAMFALQPLLEDPSVWLVILLGIAAVGGGLLVGRLMGGYDRGQSMKVAALTSFLVAGLVLLDGFMQAWPEYFKLTRGRPIATIGSETPNLNGDFWITGVDKYTHLVLPTISLILISLASYTRYSRASMLEVMGQDYVRTGRAKGLPERTVVVRHAFRNALIPLATIVAFDIGGLLGGAVITENVFSFKGMGQLFIQGLDHQDPNPVMGVFLVVGVTAVTFNLVADLLYSALDPRVRVKA, from the coding sequence ATGGCTTCCTACGTCTTGCGACGCCTCGGTGTGTCGCTGCTCATCCTGCTCGGGGCGTCGTTCCTCGTGTACCAGCTGGTCGCCGTGTCCGGTGACCCGCTGAGGGAGTACCGCGAGTCGAACCGCCCCAACAAAGAGGCCCTGATGCAGGCCCGCATCGACCTGCTCGACCTCGACACCCCCGCACCCCTGCGCTACTTCTCGTGGCTCAGCGGAGCCGTCAAGTGCGTGATCCCCGGTCAGTGCGACCTCGGCAAGACGCTCCAGGGCCAGGAGGTCACCGACGCGCTGAGCGCCGCGATCCCCTCGACGATCCAGCTGGTGCTCACCGCGACGATCCTCGCGGTCGTCATCGGCATCACGATCGGCATCGTCGTCGCGCTGCGCCAGTACTCGGTGCTCGACTACAGCGTCACGTTCATGACGTTCCTGTTCTTCTCGCTGCCGGTGTTCTGGGTCGCGGTGCTCCTCAAGGAGTTCGGCGCGATCGGCTTCAACGACTTCCTCCGGGACCCGTCGGTGAGCGTGACCGTCGCTCTCGCCGTCGGGCTGGTCGCCGGTGTCATCTGGACGGTCCTCATCGGCGGCTCGTGGAAGCGCCGCGGCATCGTGTTCGCGGGGTCCACGCTCCTCACCGCCGGCATCCTGTGGTACCTCGGCTGGTCGCAGTGGTTCAGCTACCCGGGTCTCGGGCCGGGCATCGTCGCCGGGCTCGGCGTCGGCATCGCGTTCGCGCTCACCGCGCTGCTCGCGGGCCTGCGCAACCGCAAGGCGCTGTACTCCGCGCTCATCATGGTCGGGCTCGCCGTCGTCGCGATGTTCGCGCTGCAGCCGCTGCTCGAGGACCCGTCGGTCTGGCTCGTCATCCTCCTCGGCATCGCCGCGGTCGGCGGCGGCCTGCTCGTCGGGCGCCTCATGGGCGGCTACGACCGCGGCCAGTCGATGAAGGTCGCGGCCCTCACCTCGTTCCTCGTCGCGGGCCTCGTGCTGCTCGACGGGTTCATGCAGGCGTGGCCCGAGTACTTCAAGCTCACGCGCGGCCGCCCGATCGCGACGATCGGCTCGGAGACGCCGAACCTCAACGGCGACTTCTGGATCACGGGCGTCGACAAGTACACGCACCTCGTCCTCCCGACGATCTCGCTCATCCTCATCTCGCTCGCCTCGTACACGCGCTACTCGCGTGCGTCGATGCTCGAGGTGATGGGTCAGGACTACGTCCGCACCGGCCGCGCCAAGGGCCTGCCGGAGCGCACGGTCGTCGTCCGGCACGCGTTCCGCAACGCGCTGATCCCGCTCGCGACGATCGTCGCGTTCGACATCGGCGGCCTGCTGGGTGGCGCCGTCATCACCGAGAACGTGTTCTCGTTCAAGGGCATGGGCCAGCTCTTCATCCAAGGCCTCGACCACCAGGACCCGAACCCCGTCATGGGCGTGTTCCTCGTCGTCGGCGTCACCGCGGTGACGTTCAACCTGGTCGCGGACCTCCTGTACTCCGCACTCGACCCGCGCGTGAGGGTGAAGGCATGA
- a CDS encoding ABC transporter permease has translation MTEQTTERMTDSLDSGEVAADLKGKSQGALVRKRFFGHTGAIVSLVVLALVVILALTSVGIGGWHGWWKFRWTDTPPLQNGGRPTLSLFPFSLGEHPFGQDSVGRDYFAMTMRGTQISLLVTFVVGVIAAFVGVVFGALSGYFRGWVEAVLMRLTDMVIIIPVLLIGAVIGYNTKSGVVVLGLLLGLTYWTGMARLVRGDFLSLREREFVDAARLAGASDKRIIFKHILPNAVGVITVNTTLLMSSAILLETSLSYLNMGVKAPDTSLGLLISQNQAAFATRPWLFWWPGLFIVLICLCINFIGDGLRDAFDPRQRKISLRRMKETPREEIDNRLEGSLLAANVATLGGVRSGWEVDAPGGPLGETPGDEHR, from the coding sequence ATGACCGAGCAGACCACGGAGCGGATGACCGACTCCCTCGACTCCGGCGAGGTCGCGGCCGACCTCAAGGGCAAGAGCCAGGGCGCGCTGGTCCGCAAGCGCTTCTTCGGCCACACGGGCGCGATCGTCTCGCTCGTCGTCCTCGCGCTCGTCGTGATCCTCGCGCTCACCTCGGTGGGCATCGGCGGCTGGCACGGCTGGTGGAAGTTCCGCTGGACGGACACCCCGCCGCTGCAGAACGGCGGGCGACCCACGCTGAGCCTGTTCCCGTTCTCCCTGGGAGAGCACCCGTTCGGGCAGGACTCGGTCGGGCGCGACTACTTCGCGATGACGATGCGCGGCACCCAGATCTCGCTGCTCGTGACGTTCGTCGTCGGCGTCATCGCCGCGTTCGTCGGCGTCGTGTTCGGCGCGCTGTCCGGGTACTTCCGCGGCTGGGTCGAGGCGGTGCTCATGCGCCTGACCGACATGGTGATCATCATCCCGGTGCTGCTCATCGGCGCCGTGATCGGCTACAACACCAAGTCCGGTGTCGTCGTGCTCGGCCTGCTGCTCGGCCTGACGTACTGGACCGGCATGGCGCGGCTCGTCCGCGGTGACTTCCTGTCGCTGCGCGAGCGCGAGTTCGTCGACGCGGCCCGCCTCGCGGGCGCGTCCGACAAGCGGATCATCTTCAAGCACATCCTGCCGAACGCGGTCGGCGTCATCACGGTCAACACGACCCTGCTGATGTCCTCGGCGATCCTGCTGGAGACGTCGCTGTCCTACCTGAACATGGGCGTCAAGGCGCCGGACACGTCCCTGGGCCTGCTCATCAGCCAGAACCAGGCCGCGTTCGCCACGCGCCCCTGGCTGTTCTGGTGGCCCGGCCTGTTCATCGTCCTCATCTGCCTCTGCATCAACTTCATCGGCGACGGCCTGCGCGACGCGTTCGACCCGCGCCAGCGCAAGATCTCCCTGCGTCGCATGAAGGAGACGCCGCGCGAGGAGATCGACAACCGCCTCGAGGGCAGCCTGCTCGCCGCGAACGTCGCCACGCTCGGCGGGGTGCGCAGCGGGTGGGAGGTCGACGCTCCCGGCGGCCCGCTCGGGGAGACCCCCGGGGACGAGCACCGGTGA
- a CDS encoding PH domain-containing protein: MRDDDETWTFRPRSAAWITGGTWLVVAGFAGAAVAEGGAGALLRAVPFTAAAALVTWLLAYLPHVRLDDEGIHVVNPFVTHHVPWEALIEIRTRFTCTFVTPGRKVEAFAAPGPGRHAATRAASVDLRHAHATAFDPARSVSIGEIGHSPSAVVATEARRRWERLVEGGELELGVADEVPVRRELHTTGLVTVVALVALGAVLQLVG; encoded by the coding sequence GTGCGAGACGACGACGAGACCTGGACCTTCCGGCCCCGCAGCGCGGCGTGGATCACGGGGGGTACGTGGCTCGTGGTCGCGGGCTTCGCGGGTGCCGCGGTCGCCGAGGGGGGTGCTGGTGCGCTGCTGCGTGCGGTGCCCTTCACCGCGGCCGCCGCACTGGTGACGTGGCTGCTGGCCTACCTGCCGCACGTGCGCCTCGACGACGAGGGGATCCACGTGGTGAACCCCTTCGTGACGCACCACGTGCCGTGGGAGGCGCTCATCGAGATCCGCACGCGCTTCACGTGCACGTTCGTCACGCCCGGCAGGAAGGTCGAGGCGTTCGCCGCCCCGGGTCCCGGCCGGCACGCCGCGACGCGCGCCGCGTCGGTCGACCTGCGGCACGCGCACGCCACCGCGTTCGACCCCGCACGCTCGGTGAGCATCGGCGAGATCGGCCACTCGCCGTCCGCGGTCGTCGCGACCGAGGCGCGCCGCCGCTGGGAGCGCCTGGTCGAGGGCGGCGAGCTCGAGCTGGGCGTCGCCGACGAGGTCCCGGTGCGCCGCGAGCTGCACACGACCGGCCTGGTGACGGTGGTCGCGCTCGTCGCGCTGGGCGCGGTGCTGCAGCTCGTCGGCTGA
- a CDS encoding ABC transporter ATP-binding protein, producing MTTPTTTREPVLEVRDLSVDFAVDRTWVPAAIKLNYSVAPGEVLAIVGESGSGKSVSSMAILDLLPRNARISGSIKLRGTELRGLPSKRMRAIRGNDVAMIFQEPMTALNPAYTVGSQIIETLRLHSEMSPAQARERALELLSMVELPDPDKAFRSYPHQLSGGQRQRAMIAQSLSCDPALLIADEPTTALDVTVQAEILDLMRNLRDRLDSAVILITHDMGVVADLADRIAVMRRGVIVEMGTSEQIFSDPQHQYTQELLAAVPHLGGPEIDLTAALASATHAEDLVVDVSREELARREAENAAKLEAARREERAREMAGTEPILQLKDVAIEYPKQGRMPAFRAVEGANLVVRPGEVVGLVGESGSGKTTIGRAAVGLLPVAEGTLTVGDIDVSSNDRKTIARLRRKVGMVFQDPSSSLNPRLPIGESIGEPLYLAKIAKGGELQRRIEELLDQVELPRAYRNRYPHELSGGQKQRVGIARALALSPELLVADEPTSALDVSVQAHVLELLQELQERLKFACLFVTHDLAVVDLLADRIVVMQRGRIVEQGSRDAILRNPQDPYTQRLIAAVPLPNPEKQRERRELRALLADRS from the coding sequence ATGACCACGCCCACCACGACCCGCGAGCCCGTGCTGGAGGTGCGCGACCTGTCGGTCGACTTCGCGGTCGACCGCACGTGGGTGCCCGCGGCGATCAAGCTCAACTACTCCGTCGCCCCCGGCGAGGTCCTCGCGATCGTCGGCGAGTCCGGCTCGGGCAAGTCCGTGTCCTCGATGGCGATCCTCGACCTGCTGCCGCGCAACGCGCGCATCTCGGGCTCGATCAAGCTGCGTGGCACCGAGCTGCGCGGGCTGCCGAGCAAGCGCATGCGCGCGATCCGCGGCAACGACGTCGCGATGATCTTCCAGGAGCCGATGACCGCGCTGAACCCGGCGTACACGGTCGGCTCGCAGATCATCGAGACGCTGCGCCTGCACAGCGAGATGTCGCCCGCGCAGGCCCGCGAGCGCGCGCTCGAGCTGCTGTCGATGGTCGAGCTGCCGGACCCGGACAAGGCGTTCCGGTCGTACCCGCACCAGCTCTCGGGCGGCCAGCGCCAGCGCGCGATGATCGCGCAGTCGCTGTCCTGCGACCCGGCCCTGCTCATCGCCGACGAGCCGACGACCGCGCTCGACGTCACGGTGCAGGCCGAGATCCTCGACCTCATGCGCAACCTGCGCGACCGCCTCGACTCCGCGGTCATCCTCATCACGCACGACATGGGCGTGGTCGCGGACCTCGCGGACCGCATCGCCGTCATGCGGCGCGGCGTGATCGTCGAGATGGGCACGTCCGAGCAGATCTTCTCCGACCCGCAGCACCAGTACACGCAGGAGCTGCTCGCCGCGGTCCCGCACCTCGGCGGCCCGGAGATCGACCTGACGGCCGCGCTCGCGAGCGCGACCCACGCGGAGGACCTCGTCGTCGACGTGTCGCGCGAGGAGCTCGCGCGCCGCGAGGCCGAGAACGCGGCCAAGCTCGAGGCCGCGCGTCGCGAGGAGCGCGCCCGCGAGATGGCCGGCACCGAGCCGATCCTGCAGCTCAAGGACGTCGCGATCGAGTACCCCAAGCAGGGGCGCATGCCGGCGTTCCGCGCGGTCGAGGGCGCGAACCTCGTCGTGCGGCCCGGTGAGGTCGTGGGCCTCGTCGGCGAGTCCGGTTCCGGCAAGACGACGATCGGCCGCGCCGCGGTCGGCCTGCTGCCGGTGGCCGAGGGCACGCTCACGGTCGGCGACATCGACGTCTCGTCGAACGACCGCAAGACGATCGCGCGCCTGCGCCGCAAGGTCGGCATGGTGTTCCAGGACCCGTCGTCGAGCCTCAACCCGCGCCTGCCGATCGGTGAGTCGATCGGTGAGCCGCTGTACCTCGCGAAGATCGCCAAGGGTGGCGAGCTGCAGCGTCGCATCGAGGAGCTGCTCGACCAGGTCGAGCTGCCCCGCGCGTACCGCAACCGCTACCCGCACGAGCTGTCGGGCGGTCAGAAGCAGCGCGTCGGCATCGCGCGTGCGCTCGCGCTGTCGCCCGAGCTGCTTGTGGCCGACGAGCCGACGTCCGCGCTGGACGTGTCGGTGCAGGCCCACGTGCTCGAGCTGCTGCAGGAGCTGCAGGAGCGCCTGAAGTTCGCGTGCCTGTTCGTCACGCACGACCTCGCGGTGGTGGACCTGCTCGCGGACCGCATCGTCGTGATGCAGCGCGGCCGGATCGTCGAGCAGGGCTCGCGCGACGCGATCCTGCGCAACCCGCAGGACCCGTACACGCAGCGCCTCATCGCGGCCGTGCCGCTGCCCAACCCGGAGAAGCAGCGCGAGCGTCGCGAGCTGCGGGCGCTGCTCGCCGACCGCTCCTGA
- a CDS encoding ABC transporter substrate-binding protein, whose amino-acid sequence MTRAAQERAAGRPRGGRRALLAAAAGCAVALVPLACSSSPEPGPDRSGDAVVTVGAPFGSLNAGTPEGRLPGSVLVRGLVQDGFVALDATGAAVMDPVFGTVEKTSDDPLTVRYTVGPDVRWSDGTPVTAADLLLEWAARSGALDEVAPELGEDGEVVNRDALDAGVAFAATSRALVHVQAVPAVDDEGRVTLRYAQPVADWQVALDVNLPAHVLGRTALGVEDAQEAAEAVVAAVTAPAEHHDDLVALSRTWRTAFDEDALAASAADAVTTGPYAVAAVTAGGVELVRNEHYAGSRPARFDSVRVRTDLHPLDQVEALASGEVDVVAPVATEDVRDALTDAEADVVTGGDAAWQLVAQTAGTGPLAGADRAPAVRRALWLTVPREQVVTDVVAPLWPDAVVDTAVLATVGEGAGGAVATARPDPDSAATLLADAGVDTPVAVRVLANTTDPLREQTVALLTDAARAAGLELTASTADPTTALWAEPDAWDVALVPTVQDELPVASLVGRWGTDGTSNVTGWSDEATDAALAALAAQTDPAGLAAGQATLAARLVEAGAVLPLVHAPALTATRAEPAEGAPRVGEVPLLRLSRADLTDWWSWATQA is encoded by the coding sequence GTGACCCGTGCAGCGCAGGAGCGTGCGGCCGGTCGCCCTCGAGGCGGCCGCCGCGCGCTCCTCGCCGCTGCGGCGGGGTGTGCGGTCGCCCTGGTCCCGCTCGCGTGCTCGTCGTCGCCGGAGCCCGGGCCGGACCGGTCCGGCGACGCGGTCGTCACCGTCGGCGCCCCGTTCGGCTCGCTCAACGCGGGCACGCCCGAGGGCCGGCTGCCCGGGTCGGTGCTGGTGCGCGGGCTCGTGCAGGACGGGTTCGTCGCGCTCGACGCGACGGGCGCGGCCGTCATGGACCCCGTGTTCGGCACGGTCGAGAAGACGTCCGACGACCCCCTGACGGTCCGGTACACGGTCGGCCCCGACGTGCGCTGGTCGGACGGCACGCCCGTGACCGCGGCGGACCTGCTGCTCGAGTGGGCCGCCCGGTCGGGTGCGCTCGACGAGGTCGCGCCCGAGCTCGGCGAGGACGGCGAGGTCGTCAACCGCGACGCCCTGGACGCGGGCGTGGCGTTCGCGGCGACGTCGCGCGCGCTCGTGCACGTGCAGGCCGTCCCGGCCGTCGACGACGAGGGTCGCGTCACGTTGCGGTACGCGCAGCCGGTCGCGGACTGGCAGGTCGCGCTCGACGTCAACCTGCCCGCGCACGTGCTGGGCCGCACGGCGCTCGGGGTCGAGGACGCGCAGGAGGCGGCTGAGGCGGTCGTCGCAGCCGTGACCGCGCCCGCCGAGCACCACGACGACCTCGTCGCGCTGTCCCGCACGTGGCGGACCGCGTTCGACGAGGACGCCCTCGCGGCGAGCGCCGCCGACGCGGTGACGACCGGCCCGTACGCGGTCGCGGCCGTGACCGCCGGCGGCGTCGAGCTCGTGCGCAACGAGCACTACGCGGGATCGCGGCCCGCGCGGTTCGACTCGGTGCGGGTGCGCACGGACCTGCACCCCCTCGACCAGGTCGAGGCGCTGGCATCCGGTGAGGTCGACGTGGTCGCCCCGGTCGCGACCGAGGACGTGCGCGACGCGCTCACGGACGCCGAGGCGGACGTCGTCACCGGCGGTGACGCGGCGTGGCAGCTCGTCGCGCAGACCGCGGGCACGGGACCGCTCGCGGGCGCCGATCGCGCCCCGGCCGTGCGACGCGCGTTGTGGCTGACCGTCCCGCGCGAGCAGGTGGTGACCGACGTCGTCGCGCCGCTGTGGCCCGACGCGGTCGTCGACACCGCGGTGCTGGCCACGGTGGGCGAGGGTGCCGGCGGTGCGGTCGCGACCGCCCGGCCCGACCCGGACTCCGCCGCGACGCTGCTCGCGGACGCGGGGGTCGACACGCCCGTCGCGGTGCGGGTGCTCGCGAACACCACCGACCCGCTGCGCGAGCAGACGGTCGCGCTGCTCACCGACGCGGCCCGCGCCGCGGGCCTCGAGCTGACGGCGTCCACGGCCGACCCGACCACGGCGCTGTGGGCCGAGCCCGACGCGTGGGACGTCGCGCTCGTGCCGACCGTTCAGGACGAGCTCCCCGTCGCCTCCCTCGTCGGCCGGTGGGGGACCGACGGCACGTCGAACGTGACCGGCTGGTCCGACGAGGCCACCGACGCGGCGCTCGCGGCGCTCGCCGCGCAGACCGACCCCGCCGGGCTCGCCGCGGGACAGGCCACGCTCGCCGCGCGGCTGGTCGAGGCCGGTGCGGTGCTGCCGCTCGTGCACGCACCCGCGCTCACGGCGACGCGCGCCGAGCCGGCCGAGGGGGCACCGCGGGTGGGCGAGGTCCCGCTGCTGCGGCTCTCGCGCGCCGACCTGACCGACTGGTGGTCCTGGGCCACGCAGGCCTGA
- the typA gene encoding translational GTPase TypA, with product MPSSVTGTAVRGDLRNVAIVAHVDHGKTTLVDAMLWQSGAFGAHDHVDERAMDSGDLEREKGITILAKNTAVRYLGPAAAAAGQPDGITINVIDTPGHADFGGEVERGLSMVDGVVLLVDASEGPLPQTRFVLRKALAAKLPVILVVNKVDRPDARISEVVHEATDLLLGLASDLHEDVPDLDLDAILDVPVVYASAKAGRASLEQPADGALPDSENLEPLFATILEKIPAPTYDESAPLQAHVTNLDASPFLGRLALLRVFNGTLRKGQTVAWVRNDGSQQSVRITELLETKALERVPTESAGPGDIVAVAGIENITIGETLTDPDDPRPLPPITVDDPAISMTIGINTSPLAGKGGKGHKVTARQVKDRLDKELIGNVSLRVVPTDRPDAWEVQGRGELALAILVEQMRREGFELTVGKPQVVTKVIDGKVHEPMERMTIDVPEEYLGSVTQLLAQRKGRMETMSNHGTGWVRMEFLVPARGLIGFRTRFLTETRGTGIASSIAEGFEPWAGVIETRLTGSLVADRAGVATPFAMLNLQDRGTFFVEPTAEVYEGMVVGENSRNEDMDVNIAKEKKLNNIRSSTAESFENVVPPRKLTLEESLEFAREDECVEVTPEIVRIRKVVLDQTERARIWARTKKG from the coding sequence ATGCCCTCGTCCGTCACCGGAACTGCCGTTCGCGGCGACCTGCGCAACGTCGCGATCGTCGCGCACGTCGACCACGGCAAGACCACGCTCGTCGACGCCATGCTCTGGCAGTCGGGCGCGTTCGGCGCGCACGACCACGTCGACGAGCGCGCGATGGACTCGGGCGACCTCGAGCGCGAGAAGGGCATCACGATCCTCGCGAAGAACACCGCGGTCCGGTACCTGGGCCCCGCGGCGGCCGCGGCGGGTCAGCCCGACGGCATCACGATCAACGTCATCGACACCCCCGGGCACGCGGACTTCGGTGGCGAGGTCGAGCGCGGCCTGTCGATGGTCGACGGCGTCGTCCTGCTGGTCGACGCGTCGGAGGGCCCGCTCCCGCAGACGCGCTTCGTGCTGCGCAAGGCGCTCGCCGCGAAGCTGCCCGTCATCCTCGTCGTGAACAAGGTCGACCGCCCCGACGCGCGCATCTCCGAGGTCGTGCACGAGGCGACCGACCTGCTGCTCGGCCTCGCGTCCGACCTGCACGAGGACGTCCCGGACCTCGACCTCGACGCGATCCTCGACGTCCCGGTCGTGTACGCCTCCGCCAAGGCGGGCCGCGCGTCGCTCGAGCAGCCGGCCGACGGCGCGCTCCCGGACAGCGAGAACCTCGAGCCCCTGTTCGCGACCATCCTCGAGAAGATCCCCGCGCCGACGTACGACGAGTCCGCGCCGCTGCAGGCGCACGTCACGAACCTCGACGCGTCCCCGTTCCTCGGCCGCCTCGCGCTGCTGCGCGTGTTCAACGGCACGCTGCGCAAGGGGCAGACGGTCGCGTGGGTGCGCAACGACGGCTCGCAGCAGAGCGTGCGCATCACGGAGCTGCTGGAGACCAAGGCGCTCGAGCGCGTCCCCACGGAGTCCGCGGGCCCCGGTGACATCGTCGCGGTCGCGGGCATCGAGAACATCACCATCGGCGAGACGCTGACCGACCCCGACGACCCGCGCCCGCTGCCGCCCATCACGGTCGACGACCCGGCGATCTCGATGACGATCGGCATCAACACCAGCCCGCTCGCGGGCAAGGGCGGCAAGGGCCACAAGGTCACCGCGCGCCAGGTCAAGGACCGCCTCGACAAGGAGCTCATCGGCAACGTGTCGCTGCGCGTGGTCCCCACGGACCGCCCCGACGCGTGGGAGGTCCAGGGCCGTGGTGAGCTCGCGCTCGCGATCCTCGTCGAGCAGATGCGCCGCGAGGGCTTCGAGCTGACGGTCGGCAAGCCGCAGGTCGTCACCAAGGTCATCGACGGCAAGGTCCACGAGCCGATGGAGCGCATGACGATCGACGTGCCCGAGGAGTACCTCGGCTCGGTCACGCAGCTCCTCGCGCAGCGCAAGGGCCGCATGGAGACCATGAGCAACCACGGCACGGGCTGGGTGCGCATGGAGTTCCTCGTCCCCGCGCGCGGTCTCATCGGGTTCCGCACGCGGTTCCTCACCGAGACGCGCGGCACGGGCATCGCGTCGTCCATCGCCGAGGGCTTCGAGCCGTGGGCGGGTGTCATCGAGACGCGCCTGACCGGCTCGCTCGTCGCCGACCGCGCGGGCGTCGCGACGCCGTTCGCGATGCTCAACCTCCAGGACCGCGGCACGTTCTTCGTCGAGCCGACCGCCGAGGTGTACGAGGGCATGGTCGTCGGCGAGAACTCGCGCAACGAGGACATGGACGTCAACATCGCCAAGGAGAAGAAGCTCAACAACATCCGCTCCTCCACGGCGGAGTCGTTCGAGAACGTCGTCCCGCCGCGCAAGCTCACGCTCGAGGAGTCGCTCGAGTTCGCGCGCGAGGACGAGTGCGTCGAGGTGACGCCCGAGATCGTGCGCATCCGCAAGGTCGTGCTCGACCAGACGGAGCGCGCGCGCATCTGGGCCCGCACCAAGAAGGGCTGA